In a single window of the Pseudochaenichthys georgianus chromosome 16, fPseGeo1.2, whole genome shotgun sequence genome:
- the tmem147 gene encoding BOS complex subunit TMEM147 yields the protein MTLFHFGNCFALAYFPYFITYKCSGLSEYNAFWRCVQAGATYLFVQLCKMLFLATFFPTWEGGAGVYDFVGEFMKSTVDMADLLGLHLVMSRNAGKGEYKIMVAAMGWATAELVMSRCLPLWVGARGIEFDWKYIQMSFDSNISLVHYIAMAAVVWMFTRYDLPKSFRLPVTVLLALCVYKAFLMELFVNIFLLGSWTVLLVKAVLTGAISLCSLFLFVTLVHSN from the exons ATGACCCTGTTTCACTTCGGGAACTGCTTTGCCCTGGCCTATTTCCCTTACTTTATAACATACAAGTGCAGTGGCCT TTCAGAGTACAATGCCTTCTGGAGATGTGTCCAGGCTGGAGCAACGTACTTGTTTGTCCAACTTTGTAAA atgCTGTTCCTAGCTACATTTTTCCCCACATGGGAAGGAGGAGCTGGAGTTTATGATTTCGTAGGG GAATTCATGAAGTCGACAGTGGACATGGCAGACCTGTTGGGTCTCCATCTGGTGATGTCCCGTAATGCTGGCAAAGGAGAGTACAAGATCATGGTGGCGGCCATGGGCTGGGCGACAGCGGAACTTGTGATGTCCAG GTGTCTTCCTCTGTGGGTGGGAGCCAGAGGGATTGAGTTTGACTGGAAGTACATCCAGATGAGCTTTGACTCCAACATTAGTTTG GTCCATTATATCGCCATGGCAGCAGTGGTGTGGATGTTCACACGGTACGACCTCCCTAAGAGCTTCAGGCTTCCTGTTACTGTGCTGCTGGCTCTGTGTGTCTACAAGGCCTTCCTCATGGA gCTGTTTGTCAACATCTTCCTGCTGGGCAGTTGGACCGTGTTGTTGGTGAAAGCCGTGCTGACGGGGGCCATCTCTCTCTGCTCTCTGTTTCTCTTTGTCACTCTGGTCCACAGCAACTAA